One stretch of Amycolatopsis sp. NBC_00345 DNA includes these proteins:
- a CDS encoding TetR/AcrR family transcriptional regulator encodes MTDTAGTSPRERYRAQVRSEIKQHAWGQLATTGVAALSLNAIAKQLGMSGPALYRYYASRDDLLTELIREAYRSLADSIKAAAAAGADLAGLAHAFRDWALADPQRYFLIYGTPVPGYEAPRDTAEISTEIMAVLIGASAALPADGPATPLDAEIEKHRDWAGEHPAPAAVLGRALSFWTRIHGVLSLELAGHFAGMGFDPALLFADEVERLLVR; translated from the coding sequence ATGACCGACACGGCCGGGACGAGCCCGCGGGAGCGCTACCGGGCTCAGGTGCGCTCGGAGATCAAGCAGCACGCGTGGGGGCAGCTGGCCACGACGGGCGTGGCGGCGCTGTCCCTCAACGCGATCGCCAAGCAGCTGGGCATGAGCGGCCCCGCGCTGTACCGCTACTACGCCAGCCGCGACGACCTGCTCACCGAACTCATCCGGGAGGCCTACCGCAGCCTCGCCGACTCGATCAAGGCGGCCGCCGCGGCCGGTGCGGACCTGGCCGGGCTGGCCCACGCCTTCCGGGACTGGGCACTGGCCGACCCCCAGCGGTACTTCCTGATCTACGGCACGCCCGTGCCCGGCTACGAAGCGCCGCGCGACACCGCGGAGATCTCGACCGAGATCATGGCGGTGCTGATCGGCGCCAGTGCCGCGCTGCCCGCGGACGGGCCGGCCACACCGCTGGACGCCGAGATCGAAAAGCACCGCGACTGGGCCGGCGAGCACCCGGCCCCGGCCGCGGTCCTGGGCCGGGCGCTGAGCTTCTGGACGCGGATCCACGGCGTCCTCTCCCTCGAACTCGCCGGCCACTTCGCCGGGATGGGGTTCGACCCGGCCCTGCTCTTCGCCGACGAGGTCGAGCGCCTGCTGGTCCGCTGA
- a CDS encoding class I SAM-dependent methyltransferase produces MAGIGDLNLGVETGGAETGGAETGGVETGVGRTALMVAAARAIETHREDPLAQDFYAEHFVRAARASANWPVRPEAVPDGDANPLWGRLGRYFGLRTRVFDDFLRRAARTGTRQIVLLGAGLDTRAFRLDWPPGCVLFQIDRPPVLDFKRTVLADVGAVPNAPCRSIAADLRDNEWPGALVESGFDVTAPSAWLAEGLLLYLPAEAETRLMATVDWLAAAGSALAFEVKLGLESAAVRDNPVYTTTKQQIGVDLLALFDGQPRPDSVGDLTGRGWSATSHSPFEFTRLHGRGPEPERADALAANRWVFAGKPSA; encoded by the coding sequence GTGGCCGGCATTGGCGACCTGAACCTCGGCGTGGAAACAGGCGGTGCGGAAACGGGCGGTGCGGAAACGGGCGGTGTGGAAACGGGAGTCGGGCGGACCGCGCTCATGGTCGCCGCCGCCCGGGCGATCGAGACCCACCGCGAAGACCCGCTGGCGCAGGACTTCTACGCGGAGCACTTCGTCCGGGCCGCCCGGGCTTCCGCGAACTGGCCGGTACGCCCCGAAGCCGTCCCGGACGGCGACGCGAACCCGTTGTGGGGCCGGCTGGGCCGCTACTTCGGCTTGCGCACCAGGGTGTTCGACGACTTCCTGCGGCGCGCGGCCCGGACCGGCACCCGGCAGATCGTCCTGCTCGGCGCCGGGCTCGACACCCGCGCGTTCCGCCTCGACTGGCCACCCGGCTGCGTGCTGTTCCAGATCGACCGGCCGCCGGTGCTGGACTTCAAACGCACCGTGCTGGCGGACGTCGGCGCCGTCCCGAACGCGCCCTGCCGGTCGATCGCCGCCGACCTCCGTGACAACGAGTGGCCCGGCGCGCTGGTCGAGTCCGGATTCGACGTCACCGCGCCGAGCGCCTGGCTGGCCGAGGGCCTGCTGCTGTACCTGCCCGCCGAGGCCGAGACCCGGCTGATGGCCACTGTGGACTGGCTGGCGGCGGCGGGCAGTGCGCTGGCGTTCGAGGTCAAGCTCGGGCTGGAATCCGCGGCCGTGCGCGACAATCCGGTCTACACCACCACGAAACAGCAGATCGGCGTCGACCTGCTCGCGCTGTTCGACGGGCAGCCGCGGCCCGACTCCGTCGGCGACCTGACCGGGCGCGGCTGGTCCGCGACGAGCCACTCCCCCTTCGAGTTCACCCGGCTCCACGGCCGCGGGCCCGAGCCGGAGCGCGCCGACGCGCTGGCCGCGAACCGGTGGGTGTTCGCCGGGAAGCCATCGGCCTGA
- a CDS encoding type VII secretion target translates to MTGAFQVEADDLVAHASHLDGLVDRLHTAVQAADSAMSTDAYGLLCAFLPLIVNPTGEKAKEAVSSAGEGVQATADNVRTAAKSYREGDEAEAEPFKKVSESKSLTSETTAPHVVSRQVEG, encoded by the coding sequence ATGACGGGCGCTTTTCAGGTTGAAGCGGATGATCTGGTCGCTCACGCGAGTCATCTGGACGGGCTGGTAGACCGCCTGCACACCGCGGTGCAGGCGGCGGACTCGGCGATGTCGACGGACGCGTACGGGCTGCTGTGTGCGTTCTTGCCATTGATCGTGAACCCGACCGGCGAGAAGGCGAAAGAGGCGGTGAGCTCGGCGGGCGAGGGCGTGCAGGCCACCGCGGACAACGTGCGCACTGCCGCGAAGTCCTATCGCGAGGGCGACGAGGCGGAGGCCGAACCGTTCAAGAAGGTGTCGGAATCCAAGTCGCTGACTTCGGAGACGACGGCGCCGCACGTGGTGAGCAGGCAGGTCGAGGGTTAG
- a CDS encoding LLM class flavin-dependent oxidoreductase has product MKKIGFLSFGHWSASPHSETQSAADFLHQSIDLAVAAEELGADGAYFRVHHFARQAAGPFPLLSAIGARTSRIEIGTGVIDMRYENPLYMAEDAGAADLISGGRLQLGVSRGSPEQVIDGWRHFGFIPRDGETDADMARRHTETFLEVIKGEGFAQPNPRPMFANPPGLLRIEPHSEGLRERIWWGSSSNSTGVWAAKLGMNLQSSTLKTDETGEPLHVQQRKQIEAYREAWREAGHEREPRVSVSRSIFALTNDVDRAYFGRDRGSRDQIGMIDETTRAIFGRSYAAEPDELVRQLKEDEAIQAADTLLLTVPNQLGVDYNAHVLESILTHVAPELGWR; this is encoded by the coding sequence GTGAAGAAGATTGGATTCCTCTCGTTCGGTCACTGGTCGGCGAGCCCGCACTCCGAGACGCAGTCCGCCGCCGACTTCCTGCACCAGTCCATCGACCTGGCGGTGGCGGCCGAGGAGCTGGGCGCGGACGGCGCGTACTTCCGCGTGCACCACTTCGCGCGCCAGGCGGCGGGCCCGTTCCCGTTGCTGTCGGCCATCGGCGCCCGCACGTCGAGGATCGAGATCGGCACGGGCGTGATCGACATGCGCTACGAGAACCCGCTGTACATGGCCGAGGACGCCGGCGCCGCCGACCTCATCTCCGGCGGACGGCTGCAGCTCGGCGTCAGCCGCGGCTCCCCCGAGCAGGTGATCGACGGCTGGCGCCACTTCGGGTTCATCCCCCGGGACGGCGAGACCGACGCGGACATGGCCCGCCGGCACACCGAGACCTTCCTCGAGGTGATCAAGGGGGAAGGCTTCGCACAGCCGAACCCGCGGCCGATGTTCGCCAACCCGCCCGGGCTGCTGCGGATCGAGCCGCACTCCGAAGGCCTGCGCGAGCGCATCTGGTGGGGTTCCAGCTCGAACAGCACCGGGGTCTGGGCCGCGAAGCTCGGCATGAACCTGCAGAGCTCCACGCTCAAGACCGACGAGACGGGCGAGCCGCTGCACGTCCAGCAGCGCAAGCAGATCGAGGCCTACCGCGAGGCCTGGCGGGAGGCGGGCCACGAGCGTGAGCCGCGGGTTTCCGTCAGCCGCAGCATCTTCGCCCTGACCAACGACGTGGACCGCGCGTACTTCGGCCGCGACCGCGGCTCGCGGGACCAGATCGGCATGATCGACGAGACGACCCGGGCGATCTTCGGCCGCTCGTACGCCGCCGAGCCGGACGAGCTGGTGCGCCAGCTCAAGGAGGACGAGGCCATCCAGGCCGCGGACACCCTGCTGCTGACCGTCCCGAACCAGCTCGGCGTCGACTACAACGCCCACGTGCTGGAGAGCATCCTCACCCACGTGGCCCCGGAGCTCGGCTGGCGCTGA
- a CDS encoding glycosyl hydrolase family 95 catalytic domain-containing protein, with translation MALPGTASAGTRPGSAGDGPASVGDLGDRGWADFLAGADLRWRRMPQAWDEGPFLGNGFLGSGVYAELGANAIRFTVQHTQVQDHRPEFGSLFGLARLPIGYFTLEPAGTITGVDWRLDLWNAELTGTIVTTAGSLALRAVVHNERSVLAVEVRPTEGERKFRWVFHPGEAVSPRTAPQFHKPAPAGYAANPPASLETSGPDQLAVQPLLAGGEHVTAWREVTAGTRRTLYAAVAWSHPRRTAAPEALRTVRAAARPLDRLVSGHRTWWHRYYRQSFLSIPDTRLQSFYWIQLYKVASATREDAPVMATTGPWLEPTPWPAVWWNLNVQLEYWLIHGSNHLELDAVTPTLGRYRQRLRDQLAESHRADSYGIPRTTDMTLLNGTSDGNSGYAVGIPGQDPPTPEVGNLTFALHNVWLSYRHTMDGRILRDVLFPLLRGAINYYLQFLRPGADGKLHLPATFSPEYGENAPDCTYDLALIRWGCSTLLDAVRELRVDDPLAPEWRGVLASLAPYPVDENGYMIGAGVPFAKSHRHYSHLLQVYPLYQVNWEQPEHRALIEKSLGHWIGFEGALEGYSFTGAASISAQMLRGDNADTYLSQLLTRFVRPNTMYKESGPVIETPLSAAQSMHDMLCQSWGGVIRLFPAVPASWADIAVHDFRTQGAFLISASRQDGRTRWLRVRSEAGAPCVLRPGIDGDLTVRDARGRERAWRRRAGGDIEVSLGRGEEAFVYRKGDRPDFEVGPVRSASPAAPWGLPV, from the coding sequence ATGGCCCTGCCGGGGACCGCGTCCGCGGGGACCCGGCCGGGGAGCGCGGGGGACGGGCCCGCGAGTGTGGGAGACCTCGGCGACCGGGGCTGGGCCGACTTCCTCGCCGGCGCCGATCTGCGCTGGCGGCGGATGCCGCAGGCCTGGGACGAAGGACCGTTCCTCGGCAACGGCTTCCTCGGCTCCGGGGTCTACGCCGAGCTCGGCGCCAACGCGATCCGCTTCACCGTGCAGCACACGCAGGTGCAGGACCACCGTCCGGAGTTCGGCTCGCTGTTCGGCCTGGCCCGGCTGCCGATCGGGTACTTCACGCTGGAGCCGGCCGGCACGATCACCGGCGTCGACTGGCGGCTGGACCTGTGGAACGCCGAGCTGACCGGCACGATCGTCACCACGGCGGGCAGCCTCGCCCTGCGCGCCGTCGTGCATAACGAGCGGTCCGTGCTCGCGGTCGAGGTCCGGCCGACCGAGGGGGAGCGGAAGTTCCGCTGGGTCTTCCACCCCGGCGAGGCGGTCAGCCCGCGGACCGCGCCGCAGTTCCACAAGCCCGCCCCGGCGGGGTACGCCGCGAACCCGCCGGCGAGCCTCGAAACCAGCGGCCCGGACCAGCTGGCCGTGCAGCCGCTGCTCGCCGGCGGCGAGCACGTCACCGCCTGGCGCGAGGTCACCGCCGGCACGAGGCGCACGCTGTACGCCGCCGTGGCCTGGTCGCACCCGCGCCGGACCGCGGCGCCCGAGGCCCTGCGTACGGTCCGCGCGGCCGCCCGGCCGCTGGACCGGCTCGTGTCGGGGCACCGGACGTGGTGGCACCGCTACTACCGGCAGAGCTTCCTGTCCATTCCGGACACCCGGCTGCAGTCGTTCTACTGGATCCAGCTGTACAAGGTCGCGTCCGCCACCCGCGAGGACGCCCCGGTGATGGCGACCACCGGGCCGTGGCTGGAGCCGACCCCGTGGCCCGCGGTCTGGTGGAACCTCAACGTGCAGCTGGAGTACTGGCTCATCCACGGCTCCAACCACCTCGAGCTGGACGCGGTGACGCCCACCCTCGGCCGGTACCGGCAGCGGCTGCGCGACCAGCTCGCCGAGAGCCACCGGGCGGACTCGTACGGCATCCCGCGCACCACGGACATGACGCTGCTCAACGGCACCAGCGACGGGAACAGCGGGTACGCCGTGGGGATCCCGGGCCAGGACCCGCCGACGCCGGAGGTCGGCAATCTCACGTTCGCGCTGCACAACGTGTGGCTGAGCTACCGGCACACGATGGACGGGCGGATCCTGCGCGACGTGCTGTTCCCCCTGCTGCGCGGGGCGATCAACTACTACCTGCAGTTCCTCCGGCCCGGCGCGGACGGCAAGCTGCACCTGCCGGCGACGTTCTCGCCCGAGTACGGCGAGAACGCGCCCGACTGCACCTACGACCTCGCGCTGATCCGCTGGGGCTGCTCGACCCTGCTGGACGCCGTTCGCGAGCTGCGGGTCGACGACCCCCTCGCGCCGGAGTGGCGCGGCGTGCTCGCCTCGCTCGCGCCGTACCCCGTCGACGAGAACGGCTACATGATCGGCGCGGGCGTGCCGTTCGCCAAATCGCATCGGCACTACTCGCACCTGCTGCAGGTCTACCCGCTCTATCAGGTGAACTGGGAGCAGCCGGAGCACCGCGCGCTGATCGAGAAGTCGCTCGGGCACTGGATCGGGTTCGAGGGCGCGCTGGAGGGGTACAGCTTCACCGGCGCCGCGTCGATCTCCGCCCAGATGCTGCGCGGCGACAACGCCGACACCTACCTCAGCCAGCTGCTGACCCGGTTCGTCCGGCCGAACACGATGTACAAGGAGTCCGGCCCGGTCATCGAGACGCCGTTGTCCGCGGCCCAGTCGATGCACGACATGCTGTGCCAGAGCTGGGGCGGGGTGATCCGGCTCTTCCCCGCGGTGCCGGCCTCCTGGGCGGACATCGCGGTGCACGACTTCCGGACCCAGGGCGCGTTCCTGATCAGCGCCTCACGCCAGGACGGCCGCACCCGCTGGCTCCGGGTGCGCAGCGAGGCCGGCGCGCCCTGCGTGCTGCGGCCGGGCATCGACGGTGACCTGACCGTCCGCGACGCTCGGGGCCGGGAACGGGCCTGGCGCCGGCGGGCGGGCGGTGACATCGAGGTGAGCCTGGGGCGCGGCGAGGAGGCGTTCGTGTACCGGAAAGGGGACCGGCCGGACTTCGAAGTCGGCCCGGTCCGCTCGGCGAGTCCCGCCGCGCCGTGGGGCCTGCCGGTGTAG
- a CDS encoding cysteine hydrolase family protein, producing the protein MPSGEATALVVVDLQNDFFRSEAALAKYRGDPAQLESATANAARAVAAARAHGTEVVFVRFLGDVEHQGPSWRRRDVVLGKTPKCLEGSWGAEFHQAWPEPGESVFTKRACFDAFLADGFEQHLGQRGIGRLVFAGLYTDVCVDSTARTAFQKGYHVTVLADCVASLHLPDQEILRFMRLVYGAHVTTHDHSEAPWPALAT; encoded by the coding sequence GTGCCCAGCGGCGAAGCCACCGCGCTGGTAGTCGTGGACCTGCAGAACGACTTCTTCAGGTCAGAGGCCGCACTCGCCAAGTATCGCGGCGACCCGGCGCAGCTGGAATCGGCGACGGCGAACGCCGCCCGCGCCGTCGCCGCGGCCCGGGCCCACGGCACCGAAGTGGTGTTCGTCCGGTTCCTCGGCGACGTCGAGCACCAGGGGCCGAGCTGGCGCCGCCGGGACGTGGTGCTGGGCAAGACACCGAAGTGCCTCGAAGGCTCGTGGGGAGCCGAATTCCACCAGGCCTGGCCGGAACCCGGCGAGTCCGTGTTCACGAAACGGGCGTGCTTCGACGCGTTCCTCGCCGACGGCTTCGAGCAGCATCTCGGGCAGCGCGGCATCGGGCGCCTGGTCTTCGCCGGGCTCTACACCGACGTCTGCGTGGACTCCACCGCGCGGACCGCGTTCCAGAAGGGTTACCACGTAACGGTCCTGGCCGACTGCGTCGCGAGCCTGCACCTGCCGGACCAGGAAATCCTCCGCTTCATGCGCCTGGTGTACGGCGCCCATGTGACCACCCACGACCACTCGGAGGCCCCGTGGCCGGCATTGGCGACCTGA
- a CDS encoding MerR family transcriptional regulator, translating to MGWSTSQLAALADTSVRAVRHYHEIGLLPEPERLPNNYKSYSVSHLVRLLRIKRLIELGLSLPQIAELGDADEHPEEALRTLDAELAETIERLQHVRVELALILRQSAPTDLPPALGRAMAGADVPATDRSFAVVLTRVLGPTALDTYTELLQSYERIPAVTEFENLPSDAEEETRRDLAERLGPHVRQLLVDAPALKDLFVGAPHGASFAEDAIGKAVNDLYNPAQIDVLTRISR from the coding sequence GTGGGGTGGAGCACGAGTCAGCTCGCCGCGCTCGCCGACACGAGCGTGCGCGCGGTGCGGCACTACCACGAGATCGGGCTGCTGCCCGAGCCCGAGCGCCTCCCGAACAACTACAAGAGCTACTCCGTGAGCCACCTGGTCCGCCTGCTGCGGATCAAGCGCCTGATCGAGCTCGGGCTCTCCCTGCCCCAGATCGCCGAGCTGGGCGACGCCGACGAACACCCCGAAGAGGCGCTGCGGACCCTGGACGCCGAGCTGGCCGAGACCATCGAACGGCTGCAGCACGTGCGCGTCGAGCTCGCCCTGATCCTGCGCCAGTCCGCGCCGACCGACCTGCCGCCCGCGCTGGGCCGCGCGATGGCCGGCGCGGACGTGCCCGCCACCGACCGCTCGTTCGCCGTGGTCCTGACCCGGGTGCTCGGCCCCACGGCCCTCGACACCTACACCGAGCTGTTGCAGTCCTACGAACGCATCCCCGCGGTCACCGAGTTCGAGAACCTGCCCTCCGACGCGGAAGAGGAGACCCGCCGTGATCTGGCCGAGCGGCTGGGGCCCCACGTGCGGCAGCTGCTCGTCGACGCCCCGGCGCTGAAGGACCTGTTCGTCGGCGCACCGCACGGCGCGTCCTTCGCCGAGGACGCGATCGGCAAGGCCGTCAACGACCTCTACAACCCCGCGCAGATCGACGTGCTGACCCGGATCAGCCGTTAG
- a CDS encoding MerR family transcriptional regulator, with protein sequence MAWSTREVADLAGASVRAVRHYHEIGLLSEPERGANGYKHYGTSHLLRVLRIRRLTTLGFSLPQIAAMGDADDHFEEALRSLDEELAATVDRLRRTRVELELILRQGAPTELPAQRDPASASGRAGLSAADRAYLLVLTRVLGPAGLRAYEKVISGFHDDPAAAEFDRLPAGAGEDTRRRLAERLAPHVRTLRAGCPELETALADAPRGPEFAADMMNAAVNDLYNPAQIDVMARVGDLLGTPGGPGRS encoded by the coding sequence ATGGCGTGGAGCACTCGCGAGGTCGCTGACCTCGCCGGTGCCAGCGTGCGTGCCGTGCGGCACTACCACGAGATCGGCCTGCTCAGCGAGCCGGAACGCGGCGCCAACGGCTACAAGCACTACGGCACGTCACACCTGCTCCGCGTGCTGCGGATCAGGCGGCTGACCACGCTCGGGTTCTCGCTGCCCCAGATCGCCGCCATGGGCGACGCCGACGACCACTTCGAAGAGGCACTGCGCTCGCTGGACGAGGAGCTGGCCGCCACCGTCGACCGGCTGCGGCGCACCCGCGTCGAGCTGGAGCTGATCCTGCGCCAGGGCGCGCCGACGGAGCTGCCCGCCCAGCGGGACCCGGCCTCGGCGTCCGGCCGGGCCGGCCTCTCCGCCGCCGACCGCGCCTACCTCCTCGTCCTCACCCGGGTGCTGGGCCCCGCGGGCCTGCGGGCCTACGAGAAGGTGATCAGCGGGTTCCACGACGATCCGGCGGCGGCGGAGTTCGACCGGCTGCCCGCCGGAGCCGGCGAGGACACCCGCCGCCGGCTCGCCGAGCGGCTGGCCCCGCACGTCCGCACCCTGCGCGCCGGCTGCCCCGAGCTGGAGACCGCGCTGGCGGACGCGCCCCGCGGCCCGGAGTTCGCCGCGGACATGATGAACGCGGCGGTCAACGATCTTTACAACCCGGCCCAGATCGATGTCATGGCCCGGGTGGGCGATCTCCTCGGAACACCAGGAGGGCCCGGGCGGTCATGA
- a CDS encoding WXG100 family type VII secretion target — protein MAPVTDKDKAAVSDPKSPEYDKHSPDYDAKMDSSSPQYEMTADPSNKYYVGPISDKAQSGDDLRNVSTLQGDIMGSWLGPVLNPDSKNKLIQDIYEANLENSKKGLSDGLTMRDPGTPPVTNWENATHEQMQQAITQQADPATVAASSEEWVGVGNDLTGHQKALASAINASASDWQGGGGDAAREHMANVGKWLGETAQGSTLSGRQQEIHSQALNETQIAMKANPPVPFNAAQSIAQLQTIKDPVQFGAAAAVMTNTFREQQAARGQAAQTMTQYDKTIAGAVATPHFPPPPKLASQNGGSSGGGGTKFDQMSPMLKLGPDGKPIQVGPDGKPLTGPNGGPLGPDGKPVLGPNGLPLGPNGQPVGPNGEPLGPNGQPLGPNGQPLGPNGQPLGPDGKPLTGPNGGPLGPDGKPMLGPNGLPLGPNGQPVGPDGKPLGPNGMPSFNLPNGNPEGTTTQGYQPPKMPDFTLPPGGGPGPGMPGGGNPGGNIPSFNPSPVSMPPINLPKGPKDKDPEGTTTQGYHPPTMPDFNLPPGGGPSGGPSYTPPKMPDFNLPGGGPLGGGPSYTPPKMPDFNLPGGGSGGSGSKIPGIGQGGGINGDISSRLGGGGAGAGGIGGAKGGSLGGPGSTTGSGGLTPEELAARGGAAGAGGKGAPGSPGMGGMGAGGKGGKGPEDKEHKVADFVESDDPSFFSPDEVVAPPVIGDWKNTDWK, from the coding sequence GTGGCACCTGTCACCGACAAGGACAAGGCGGCGGTCTCCGATCCGAAGTCGCCGGAGTACGACAAGCACAGCCCGGACTACGACGCGAAGATGGACTCGTCGTCGCCGCAGTACGAGATGACGGCCGACCCGTCCAACAAGTACTACGTCGGCCCGATCTCCGACAAGGCGCAGTCGGGCGACGACCTGCGCAACGTGTCGACCCTCCAGGGCGACATCATGGGCAGCTGGCTCGGCCCCGTGCTCAACCCGGACTCGAAGAACAAGCTGATCCAGGACATCTACGAGGCGAACCTGGAGAACAGCAAGAAGGGCCTGTCCGACGGGCTGACGATGCGTGACCCGGGCACCCCGCCGGTCACCAACTGGGAGAACGCCACCCACGAGCAGATGCAGCAGGCGATCACGCAGCAGGCCGACCCGGCCACCGTCGCCGCGTCGTCGGAGGAGTGGGTGGGCGTCGGCAACGACCTCACCGGGCACCAGAAGGCCCTCGCCAGCGCCATCAACGCCAGCGCCTCCGACTGGCAGGGCGGCGGCGGTGACGCGGCCCGCGAGCACATGGCGAACGTCGGCAAGTGGCTCGGCGAGACCGCGCAGGGCTCGACCCTGTCCGGGCGGCAGCAGGAGATCCACTCGCAGGCGCTCAACGAGACGCAGATCGCGATGAAGGCGAACCCGCCGGTCCCGTTCAACGCGGCGCAGTCCATCGCGCAGCTGCAGACGATCAAGGACCCGGTGCAGTTCGGCGCCGCGGCCGCCGTCATGACCAACACCTTCCGCGAGCAGCAGGCCGCCCGGGGGCAGGCCGCGCAGACCATGACGCAGTACGACAAGACCATCGCCGGCGCCGTCGCCACGCCGCACTTCCCGCCGCCGCCGAAGCTGGCGAGCCAGAACGGCGGCTCGAGTGGCGGCGGCGGCACCAAGTTCGACCAGATGTCGCCGATGCTGAAGCTCGGTCCGGACGGCAAGCCGATACAGGTGGGCCCGGACGGCAAGCCGCTGACCGGTCCGAACGGTGGGCCGCTGGGGCCGGACGGCAAGCCGGTGCTGGGTCCGAACGGCCTGCCGCTGGGCCCGAACGGTCAGCCTGTTGGCCCGAATGGCGAGCCGCTGGGTCCGAACGGCCAGCCGCTCGGCCCGAACGGGCAGCCCCTGGGACCGAACGGCCAGCCGCTCGGTCCGGACGGCAAGCCGCTGACCGGGCCGAACGGCGGGCCGCTGGGCCCGGACGGCAAGCCGATGCTCGGCCCGAACGGCCTGCCGCTGGGTCCGAACGGCCAGCCGGTCGGCCCGGACGGCAAGCCACTGGGCCCGAACGGCATGCCGTCGTTCAACCTGCCCAACGGAAATCCGGAGGGGACGACCACCCAGGGGTACCAGCCGCCGAAGATGCCGGACTTCACCCTCCCGCCGGGCGGCGGGCCGGGGCCGGGCATGCCGGGCGGCGGGAACCCCGGCGGCAACATCCCGTCCTTCAACCCCTCGCCGGTGAGCATGCCGCCGATCAACCTTCCCAAGGGCCCCAAGGACAAGGACCCGGAAGGGACGACCACCCAGGGGTACCACCCGCCGACGATGCCGGACTTCAACCTCCCGCCGGGCGGCGGTCCGAGCGGCGGTCCGAGCTACACCCCGCCGAAGATGCCGGACTTCAACCTTCCGGGTGGCGGCCCCCTCGGTGGCGGCCCGAGCTACACGCCGCCGAAGATGCCCGACTTCAACCTCCCGGGCGGCGGTTCCGGCGGATCGGGGAGCAAGATCCCGGGGATCGGCCAGGGCGGCGGCATCAACGGCGACATCAGCAGCAGGCTGGGCGGCGGTGGCGCCGGGGCCGGTGGCATCGGCGGCGCCAAAGGCGGCTCGCTCGGCGGGCCGGGCAGCACGACCGGTTCCGGCGGCCTGACCCCGGAGGAGCTGGCCGCCCGGGGCGGCGCCGCCGGTGCGGGCGGCAAGGGCGCACCCGGCTCGCCGGGCATGGGCGGCATGGGCGCCGGTGGCAAGGGCGGCAAGGGCCCGGAGGACAAGGAGCACAAGGTCGCCGACTTCGTGGAGTCGGACGACCCGTCGTTCTTCTCCCCGGACGAGGTCGTCGCGCCGCCGGTGATCGGCGACTGGAAGAACACGGACTGGAAGTGA
- a CDS encoding isocitrate/isopropylmalate family dehydrogenase, whose protein sequence is MGSAVGLAVGRGTGPELATVFTRTVEKFGLLYETEIGVARSPRIYHSYHSLMADGGTARIRRLTEEDAGHYEQFCRAQAALGTTAVFRTAMNAQSLYLVRERLQAVKVDVITTPAAELLVVRDEAQGFYTGENSHRPGVVTRTMTFDRAITEKVVAFALERARRQWPGQRPDRILMAYKFHLLDGALDEWVREISARRGVDLELCQPDTVNRNLIEHGLPARTLVISGNEWADIMHVVLLDRFASERQENRYTENVHLHPDVAGLSEYQTVHGSADDLAGRDLVNPVATLRAAAAIVEHHAHCPGAVRAMELALDDLRGRGILTADRGGRHSTTAVVDELLDVLAAHHLDGEHFAGSR, encoded by the coding sequence ATGGGATCGGCCGTAGGACTCGCCGTCGGCCGGGGAACCGGACCGGAACTCGCGACCGTTTTCACCAGAACCGTGGAGAAATTCGGGCTGCTCTACGAAACCGAGATCGGCGTTGCCCGATCGCCGCGGATCTACCACTCGTACCATTCACTCATGGCCGACGGCGGGACCGCGCGGATACGCCGGCTCACCGAGGAAGACGCCGGGCATTACGAACAATTCTGCCGGGCACAGGCCGCGCTGGGCACCACGGCGGTTTTCCGCACGGCGATGAACGCCCAATCGCTTTACCTGGTGCGCGAGCGCCTGCAAGCGGTGAAGGTCGACGTCATCACGACGCCGGCCGCGGAACTGCTCGTGGTCCGTGACGAGGCGCAGGGTTTCTACACCGGCGAGAACAGCCACCGCCCCGGCGTGGTCACCCGCACGATGACCTTCGACCGCGCGATCACCGAGAAGGTCGTCGCGTTCGCGCTGGAGCGCGCCCGGCGGCAGTGGCCAGGGCAGCGGCCGGACCGGATCCTGATGGCGTACAAGTTCCACCTGCTCGACGGCGCGCTCGACGAGTGGGTGCGGGAGATCTCCGCGCGGCGCGGCGTCGACCTCGAGCTGTGCCAGCCGGACACGGTGAACCGGAACCTGATCGAGCACGGCCTGCCCGCCCGCACGCTGGTCATCAGCGGCAACGAGTGGGCCGACATCATGCACGTGGTCCTGCTGGACCGGTTCGCCTCGGAGCGGCAGGAAAACCGCTACACCGAGAACGTCCACCTGCACCCCGACGTCGCGGGCCTGTCCGAGTACCAGACGGTGCACGGTTCCGCCGACGACCTGGCCGGCCGGGACCTGGTCAACCCGGTCGCCACCCTGCGGGCGGCGGCCGCCATCGTGGAGCACCACGCGCACTGCCCCGGCGCCGTGCGGGCCATGGAACTCGCGCTCGACGACCTGCGTGGCCGGGGCATCCTCACCGCGGACCGCGGGGGGAGACACTCGACCACCGCCGTGGTCGACGAGCTGCTCGACGTACTGGCGGCGCACCACCTCGACGGCGAGCACTTCGCGGGCAGCCGGTGA